gaattttgatggcgattcaaatgagttttccatattactATAAAtcttgatgataagaaataactcttataagattcaatacttattttatatattgagttgccttatgaagtttggtattgttttgtatacatgcatagtggttgttcgatctgcttagaagatatgtactactcactgagctgtggttgctcatcccattcctcctttaatcttttcaggttcctcGGCTAGTGACGAATAGAGCGAGTGCACCATCGTGGGAAacttttggggagttctattttgtttttgtatggtttaaggaagtggtgcaaatGATCCTTACTAGTGGAATCGTCTAAGTTTTAAAgtatatattttctctttttgatgaattatagaaactctgatgttgcaaccaatttgaaggtttatctgatatttatatatataagttaatatcagtttgttggttgtgtttgaggctgcgtcctttgtaAAGAAGGACGGTcgtgtcatccccattctttgtagtttttggggtgtgacatatCCGCTACAAAGTGTATGTTGATGTCGAAAATAACTTAACGCTTATCATGCAGGAGCGCAAACATTTCCAAATGAATGTTATTGTTTTGCTGATGTCAGAGATGTAGCGAATGCACATGTTCTAGCTTTTGAAAATCCCTCAGCTTGCGGAAGATACTATGTAGTAGGAGAAGTCGCACCTTGTCATGACGCCTTGAAGATTTTGCAGAATATGTACCCAACATTGCACCTTCCTGATAAGTAAGTTCTTTTTTCTGTAATTACTCTTCCTTATTTCCAACTTGTCTGCTGCTTGACTGTTGGCCATTCAAAACAGCCTGTGAAGGATTAGCACGCTTTTTTTCCTCTGAGAAAATACATGATGGGCCTTGTTGGTTGGAACGAAGTAGAGGGACAGCACTGATTATGATGAAATTGGAGATTTAGTAGCAATAAACTTACTAAGGTCATTGAATATCAGTTCAGGACTGACAAGAAAAATTTGCAGCTTCAGGACATTCCATACAAGGTAATTAAATGTAACATGGACTACATAGTCATTCGAAGCATCAGAAGGAATCTTCGTGTTTGTTTATTAGTCTGTTCAATAGAAAAATGTGCGAAAAGGTCAAACTTGGAGTATCACCAGTTTAACTAAGTGAACATTCAACGCCCATTTATATCACAAGCCCTCGATCGTAACATTCTTGATCAATTACTACCAATTTCAATAGGGGGTGTAAATGCCATCTTGTTTGTTTAGTAACAAAAGCCCGTCTGAGACAGCCACTGGATTCCATGTGACTGATCTTCTCAAGATGTCTAGGATAATCACACTTTGTTTGTCTAATGATGCAGATGCGAAGATGACAAACCTTTCACATCGAAGTATGAATACTCAAGAGAAAAGGCAGAAGCTCTGGGTGTCAACTTCACTCCTTTAGAGATCAGTCTAAGAGACACCATTGAATCTTTACGGGAGAAGGGGTTCATCTCGGTCTAGGCACCTGCTTAAAAACAGCACGACACTAGCTGATAATTCGAGGTTCCTTGCTTTCTGTCCTCCGTCACATCCCTCATACTCATATGTGCAGAATAACCTACCCACATCCACTTTACGAAGCAAGTTTTACCGGTTGAAGTTTCTTCATGTGATTTGTAGTCCGATATGACTTACAACTAGAAGTGTAGAATATCTGCGGAAATCTCTAAAGACCTGCATCTTCTTGGGGTAATATTGCGAATGACCAAGTTGAGCTAGCATTTTATCGGACGCCCTCATCTCCGGTGTACTCCCTTAGAAGCTACGTGGAAGAAAAAGATGACTACGTACATACCATCTAAAACCAGATCAGATACTCAGAAACTAAGGATTTACAAAGGAAGTGAAGTATTTCTTTTCCAGGAGAAAGACATAAGGGAAGACGagagaaaattgaagagagGAATCCATTGGCCAAGGACAAAGGGAGATTCCGCACCACTCGCTCCACGTTTGCCTCGTCCTTGTTATGAATCTTGCCGAGAAACGCGCATGGCAACGCTGAAAGTAGTATTCCTCTTGCTTGCCTTCCTTTTGAAAACATTGTATTGTTTCCTTATTTAGTACATAACCTTTTATGTGTTTCATTAGTGTGATTATATAAAACTTGTTGCGCAGAATTCTAATATTTCGTTTCCAAATAACAAACAACTTTCCATGCATGGTGATCTTATGATATGATTAGTAAACTTTATATCTTATTGTAAAGTAGTGTAACCGACAATTTATTGGTCAAATGCACTAACGATGATTTACCAAAATGTTGACAGTTTACCAATGATAAATACAATAATACATTATCaaccttctcttttttctttttctttttttttcactaggttatcactttaaacaaaaaatattcaaatgcgAAATTAGTGACTTCCCAGTGAAATTACAAGATAGTAAGTTCCTAGCAGAGTGAAGAATTTATTGACTTCAAATGAAATGCAAGTTATCATTATTTCGCCGGTAGGTCAATAACTATTGGGGCATAAATGTAAAATTTAGCCTGCTTTTAGCCTAGCAAGTTATCATCTTAGAAATTTTCCGCTTAGTAGATGGATCCGCTTGTAATATTTTAAAGTATTTGATAATTCATTAGTTCATACGAGGTCATGACATCATTATTTTATCAATGAGTCATTAACTATTTGATGTGTTCACTTTAAATTTTAAAGCACCGTTGATCTATTACTATATATTATGTTTGAGAACGGTAAAATCTTAATTATGGTGATAAgtttctaattaattaatttggccACTTGCAAAATTTTGAAGTACTTGATAATCTACTCCTCGATATGTGGAGATAAAATCATTATTTCGCTGGTAAGTCATTAACTATTGGGCCACAAATGTAAAAATTTGAGAGCACTTGTTTGATCAACTACTGGTACGCgatttgaaaatgataaaatcatTGTTTCATTGACAAGTTTCTAGTTCATGACAAAATCGTCTTGTagattttttcttaaaaaaatagtaatCTACTACCGGATGTGAGTGGTAAAATcataagggaaaattccaaatatgtGAATGCCTACCATGAACGTGTTTGGAAACATTTAGCCAATGTAATTACTCGTAGCATGACATAGTTGAAATTTAGCCAATATGGATGTGATGTAACATGGGAAAAATTTTTATCCATGTCACACAACTGCCAAGCTAgttagatttttcaaaatttggtgTCAGTGGGGattgattagaaaatttgtgaTAAGACATATTAAATGTACTTGCACTTGATCAAAGAATTGTGCAAGTACATGAACGAAAAGTAGAATTTGACTTCTTCTATCGATAGCTACTGCCTCTTAGAAATATACCaatcattgaaaaaataaatttgttaacGGAACACCATCATCCTTAGTTACATTACGATTGAATGACAGATTCTAGTAACAAAGTACCCTCCACATCCATGGCCATGATGAATAAATACGATATAAATATTAGATAGACTCATTGTGATATGCATTAATATTGATAATCCAAGCACAAGCATAGAGCTCGACTATTTGAAAATCTATTAAATACCCCATAAGTCCCATGAATAGGTTAAATTCAATCCTTAGCTTATTTTTGTGACTTTGACTAATAGTCTAATAGTAGTTTAcgcaaaattaatgaaaaaattacatGGGGCTAGATTGAAACGAATCTTTCCTGTAGGCATGGCATCCAAAGACATTTCCTTAAAACGTAGCCCTTTTAGACAAGTAAGTTGCCTTTGAGTCAAGCATGACACAAGTGATCGGATAATTTTGTCGGTGCCCAACTCTTGTTGTAATATTTGGCTGGTggggcccaaaagaagaaaaaagaaagataagttgaaaagtcaaaaaagtaaaaaggacgGGAGGGGAGGGCTCGGTTAAAAAGGACAGTAGAGAGCTCCCTCGaccaaaaaggagagaaaaaggaaaagaagaagaagaagaagaagaagggggaaaagaaggAAGGGTTTTTGGCACGTGCATATCACGGATGCCTCGTCAAGCCGGCTCAACTTTATAATGCAGCACCCGGTAAGAGATTAGGCCCAATTTTTCCTCCAATCGAAGTAATTTACTGGTTTAGGGCTCCAATTcgaaatatttggaaaatagaGCAGCGAAGTCCAattttggagttgttgagccgcgtatttttgtagaaatgataTTTTAGGGTGTCGTGGAgccgtgggattttacggatcgtgatttgcaCTTACGGTTTGctagaaacaaaattttgaagtttcccACACACCGTGAACAGTGTGCGTCCAGCAGTTTCGAGTccttattttgttaattttcggTTTGATTTTGGGACGGTCAAGTTGGGATTATTGTAGTATGATGGAAGGGCTCTCTATGGACTATAAGTATGTTAATAAGGGGATTCGATAGAGAAAGTTATAGTGTAACTAAGTTTTACACTCAAGTGTCGTGTTACAAACGgcttgaataattattttgggTATGCAATTTATTAGCCATAGGAATCGTTTTGTTAACATTTAGATATAATATAGCCGTTTGTTTCGTGGTTGATGTGGCATGCTACCAAAACTTAATGTTGATTCTCGCTCATTTGGTAGGATCGCAAGATCGAAAGATCAAATAACACACACGTTATTTGATTTTGGGGCATCCCCAGGTGAGTAGTACTAATGTCATCTTTGGTTTTGTGTAACTCATGTACTAAGGTAAGATTAACCGACATATACTTGTGAGGAAATGAGGACCTATTTGTTATATATTGATGGATATAGTACTCGGTaattttgagttattgtgaGATGATTCGACAAATCTCTCTTGAAGGGTTATGTATGCTGTTTTCGGTATAATCAATTTATGTGGTTATGTGATGACTATTGAAACATGATATGTGTTGTGTTGAGGAAATCAAATGTGTGGTAGTAAAGGAATAAGTGCTACACGACAACGAAATTTCGTGTGAGTCACCTTCAGAgtcttgtagtcaagggctaagtACTACTGACATGCATAGTAAAGGACTAAATGCTACATGATAACGTAATTTCGTGGAAGCCACCTTTAGGGTCTTGTACTATTGCTATATGTGGTCGAGGGCTAAGTACTACAGGATAACGCAATTTCATGGGAGTCACCTCTAGGGCCTTGAGTTTGGATATTGAGTGTGGAATGAACCATTGATATGAGATAGGATGAGTTCATGCTGGTTTTGTTATTATGGATGAATGGaaaatttggttatttgataTAGCTAGGTTGAGGTAACATTTAACACATTTTGTTTTTGCAAGTTATCATATTTTGTTTGGCGATAATGAGTCGTGCCTTGAGTTTTAAATGAGTAATGTGGAAGCTTGATATGCTTTTGTGATATATACTACTCACTGAGCTATGATTGCTTATTCcattcattttccatgtttCAGGTCCCAGGGTTAGCAACTAGTAAGACGAGAGCGCTTTTGGAAAACTTTTGAGAGTTCTATTTTGGGTATGGTTTAAGAAAGTGGTGTATATAATCTTTGCTAGTGGTTGGACTGGTAAAGTTTTaaatgtatatttctttttggtgaaTTATAGAAACTCTAATGTTGTAACAAACTTGTTTAAGTTatctgatatgtatatatatagctTGAGATATACATAATTCATGGAAGGTTGGCCATGTCATCCCCATTCCTtgtagttttggggtgtgacacttGTGGTCTAGAATAGGTGATGATTCAAAGTTTCTCCATCTATCTTCTCTGATTGAAGGATTTAAGTTGGTGAGACATGTGAATGTTGAAAATTATTCAAGTTGAACATTATCTGAAAGCAatcatagatgatttttttcttccttaaatATAGAATGCAAATGTTATAGACCATCCAAAGGACCAGTAGAAGATTCAGCTCCAAGGATAGGAGAGGAGAGGGAAAATGAGCACAATAGAGAAGGTGGTTTGTGTAACCGGAGGGGCTGGTTACATAGCATCATGGCTCATCAACTTGCTGCTTCATAGGGGCTATACAGTCAAAGCGACCATCCGCAACACCAGTAAGTTCATCGTTTCATCTTCTTGTCTTGTtcttaactctttttttttttttttttttttggattcttgGGTGGTGCACTCTATTCTTAGAGTATGATTCACAGTTTCTTAGTTGAATCATTCCAATGCATAGACTTTCTACCAGATTCCGTTTTTATCAGAAAGTGTGCTTTTCTAATCGTCTCTTCCCATTTGGATTCACTCGCATATGAGTGTATGTATTTGGAAGTGCATAACTGCATTTGTACGCATATACTGATTTGTCTATGTGCTTTTGGAGCTCTGGCAATTTAACATGTTCGAGTTCACTGCCTAAAGAATTAATCCCTTGCAATATTTGAATCCATTATTTCTTAATCCTGGTTTTTTTATAGATGTGGATATGTTGCAACTCAAGATCAAGTACTAGCATGTTTCATGATTCATAACTTGATGTCATTCTATATGAAGGGACTTAGATTGTGATCTATCAGATCTAATTCTGCATTCTGGTATGTGCATATAAGCAGATGATTCACGGAAGACACAACATCTTCTGGCACTTGAAGGGGCCAAGGAGAGGCTGCATTTGTTTAAAGCAGATTTGCTAGAAGAAGGGTCCTTTGACTCGATAGTCGATGGGTGCGGAGCTGTTTTTCATACAGCATCACCTGTGGTTTTCTCAGCTTCGGATCACCAGGTGTCTGCACATATCAGTTCCGTCCGCTTTGTACTGTAGATTCATATGATAGGTGATCTGATATTACTCGGATGATTTGGCAAAATCGTACTGATGACCTCCTTCATGTTGCAGGCTGAAATAGTGGATCCAGCAGTCAGAGGCACCTTAAACGTTCTCAAATCATGTGCAAAAGTCCCTTCTATCAAGCGAGTGGTTGTGACCTCCTCCTTGGCTGCAGTAGTGCTCAATGGAAAACCTCTGACCTCTGGTGTGGTGGTTGATGAAACATGGTTCTCAGATCCGGTTTTCTGCGAGGAATCAAAGGTAGTAAGATGCTTTTTCTTGATATTGTTGGTCTCTTTAGCTTGGTCCGTTGTCTGTGAGTTCGTTCATCACATTGTTGTGGCTCTGCTATTTTCAGCTTTGGTATATGCTCTCCAAAACCTTGGCGGAGAAGGCTGCTCGGGAATTTGCTAAAGAGAAGAGGATCGACCTGGTCGTGATGAACCCAGGACATGTGATTGGCCCTCTTTTGCAGCCTACAGTCAATCTCTCGGTGGAATTGATATTGAACTTTCTCAACGGTATTACTTGATGGTTTCTATGTCACACGAactattttccatgaaatgattCTTTCTTCTACACATCATGTCAGCATTTGGCATCTCTTTTAAATTCTGAGATTGACCAGGGGAGGATTGATTCAATGTCATAATTGCATAATTAGATGCAATCCATTTCCATGTGCAAGAAGAAACACGGTTGCTCaaggaaattgattttccattaaaaatagTGTCAGCAATAGGACTAATCAAGACGTATGATGTAGGAATTGAAGAATTTCCCAATGCATCCTACGGATTTGTTGATGTCCGAGACGTCGCACGAGCACATAttcaagctcttgaaaactcTTCAGCCAGCGGCAGATATTGCATGGTTGGAGGAGTAATGCACCATCCTGACATGTCAAAGATCTTGCACCATCTATATCCCACATTGCGCCTCCCAGAAAAGTAAGTTCCCATTTTTGTTCAACTCCATAGATTAAAAGGTAACTTTTTTCTCTTAAGAGCAAGTCGAGAAATGTTCTTATATCGAGCATATACACTATTGTTAATCGATGCTGCACGAATCATGTGTTTTGAACACAGATGTAAAGACGACAAGCCTGCTGTGGTGGCTCATCGGATATCAAGGGAAAAAGTAGAAGGTTTAGGTGTGAATTTCATACCTTTGGAGATTAGCataaaagaaactgttgaaagCCTCAAGGAGAAaggtttcctctctttttgagCTTTTTCTTCGGAGGTTGGCCTAAGCGACATCGTTGGGAGCCTTAAGGTCCAAGGCGGAATCTCTCTATTTGAGCTAGCTTTTCTCGATTGACGATGCTAACCTCATAGCATACTTAAAAGGTTATTGATAATGTATTGTATATTTCATCTAGTTATCGTGGTCGAACCACATATGGTCTCTTGTACTCTTGTTGAATAAAGCTTTCCATCTCTAAACTTGAACGATGATGCAATGCTGAATGTCTATCCTATAGTCATCGTATGCAAatttgttttaatattcaataatAATAGCATGATAATTGAGTGtgataatattgaaaatattttattgaaaaaatcaaGAGAATTGAAGGGCTTAATATATCCAAGAAAAGgtccagccaaaaaaaaaacataaattaagGGATCAAATATCGTTTATCCCAAATTAAGAATTAGATAAGTACAACTAGTTGATACctcatataaatataaaagaaaattttaaattaatatctcaaAGCTTAAAGTAAAGCTACTCATGAGGAGCTGGAAGAGTTCCTCTTGAACTTGGGCGCTGCCCCAGGACACTGGAAAGCAATACGAACCTTTTGGCTCAAAGAAAAGTCGAAACGAAATGTAATTATTACCCAGTAATGTCACTCACGTACGTAATGGCTTACGAGTTGCGAGTTTATGTAGcgggacacgcgacacgacacgagtgtccgacacgacacgatacgtcgacacgtcatttctaaaaaatagagaattccacACGTTGCGGCACGTtgaatattaaatgaatatttttatttttaattaatttaattcaaatttataaataaataaataaagcatataataaatttacactaataatattaataaatcaattcatttgaaatttgaaagatatattcataactAAGGCacattagaatcaatttatttaaataaattcatgattttttagaatgatcaaaatttatcattattcaaaattcaatacttttacttttcaaaattatttttcaatttcatttatttaatttttctataaaaaaaaaattctcaaatccaCTCTTCCTTTCCTTTGTCCATTTCCTCCACCCCaaacttattttacttttttcccccaaaatcaCTGATAGATAGGCTGTCAGCCTCacttcccctcccccaaaacTCAAAAACACGCCATCGTCcccctctttttattattttttattcctttatcACAAACCCTAGCGaacctctttttcctcctctttctaCTGCTCGCACAAAAAACACTGGACCAAGACAAACACGCAGATAGCAGACCTCGCTCCCCTCTTTCGCACCTCGTATCATTTCTCAGCTTCCGACGATGGAGCGGACGCAacgccgaggaggaggagatgccgtagccgccgccgccgcttggCTCCCCCTCGGGCCCCGatcccttcctcttctcttcctctctctggccgtctctcgccgccgctgctgccgccGCTCGGCGCCCCCTCGGGCCCCGatcccttcctcttctcttcctctctctggccgtctctcgccgtcgctcgcGGCCTCTGCTCCTtccccctccttcttctccaCCCGGAGTCTTCCGGACACGcgtcgacacgcgtgtcgagaaaagttgaccacgtgtcggaaaatccgacacgcgttgaccgcgtgtccgagcgtgtccgagcgtgtcgacgtgtctgacacgctccgacacgtgtcggacacgacacggaagcacgggcaacgtgtccgtgcttcataggcgAGAAGCCGTCTGTCGTCAACAAATGGGTTTGGATTACTTTTAAAGATTCGGTCGAACATCGGGCTCTTTATAATAAGGTCCATCTGCTGCTTCGCCACGCACTTCAGCACTCGTTCACTCCCTCCCCCGAACCCCAAGAGAGGAGACCAGCGCGCGCGCGCGAACTCCACACGGTTCAGGTGCCAAGAACGGAGGAGATGAGCGGAGCAGAGAAGGTGGTGGGCGTGATCGGAGGGTCGGGTTACATAGCTTCTTGGCTAGTCAAGCTCTTGCTCCTCCGTGGCTACACTGTCCGAGCCACTGTCCGAGACCCATGTAAGAAAAGAGTTCCCTTTCtttatactctctctctctctctctctctctgctctgctCTTTTGACCTTCTTGGGTGTTGTCAAGCtgttggaagaaaaaaacagagctGTTGAAATCTGATAACCCACATGAAGTTGTGTCCAAACCCTTTGCTAGAGTGAAACCATCaaagctattttttttctctgagaGATAGAAGGATCTTGGTAGCTTCATTAGTTTTGTGTTGTAGATTGCCCTCTAATCTATGTATCTATCCAGTaaagttcaaatctttttgcATCCTGTTCGACTTTGTTGAAGAAGTGGCACGCTCAAACCATCGTCTAGATTCCGGattcttgatttatttattttcagtatCACTTTTGCGCAAGTTTCTCCGGGAACAATACGGCTCTTCTTGTCCCGCCTATGCCCTTTCTGACTGTAGATGCTACTGATGTGTCGGTGAGGGTGcttgcaagttttagaatttcaatCAGTTAAATGGAGaatttttctcattcttgtGCATGTGCAACAGCCGACCCAAAGAAGACAGGACACCTTCTGGCACTGGAGGGGGCAAAGGAGAGGCTGCATTTATTCAAAGCAGAATTGCTGGAAGAAGGGTCCTTTGACTCGGTAGTCGATGGATGCGAATGTGTTTTTCACACTGCATCGCCTGTTTTGTTCGCAGCTGCTGACCCCCAGGTGCTTGAATCTTGCCATGTTAATCATCCAACGTTGTCCTTGTTTTCCTAAATAAGTAGATAGCTCATGGACAAACCATTCCATTCCATGTGGAAGGGGATTTGCTTTTCTTCTGCCACAATGAGTTCAGTTTCGGTTTTCTGATACTTTTTATGAGAATTTTACCGAATGATTTCTTCTATTGCATGACTCAGGCTGAATTAATTGATCCTGCCCTAAAAGGCACCCTTAATGTTCTAAGATCATGCACCAAAGCCTCTTCTATCAAGAGAGTAGTTGTGACGTCCTCTATGGCTGCAGTTATATTCAGTGCAAAACCTCTGACTTCGGGCATTGTCATTGATGAGACTTGGCATTCAGATCCAGAATTTTGCGAGAAATCCAAGGTTTGTGTATCAAAATTTCCTGACAATATTGCTGTTCATTTCTTTTACTTGTGAAATTTTACTGTTGAATTACATTCAGAGTTCCTGTTACACGGTGAAACTGGTAAAATGCTGATTCTGAGAGGAGTTGGGACATCAGGGAACATTTCTCTCTTAAATCACATAGCTTTCACTAGACACTTTTTACGGATACCCAAACCAAGGAGTGCCTGTCTCATCACTTACAGTTGTTTGTGTTACTCTTGCAATTTGGCCTGGCGCCATGTTAGATGCTACATATGCTTATTGAATACAACAGTTTCTCTATACTTTACTTCCTGGAGGAGAACTACTTATCTTTCGTTTCTTTTAGCCAGTAATCTCCGAATGCCTTGGATGACATCGAATGAAGTCCATGTCATGGCAATGGCTATTATATGTGTTGAATGAGGCGAAACATTCTAACAGTCTCTTTGGCTTATCTATCTTCAGCTCTGGTATATGCTTTCAAAAACCTTAGCAGAGAAGGCAGCTTGGGAATTCGCCAAAGAGAATGGAATTGACCTTGTCACGATAAACCCATGATATGTGATTGGCCCTATCTTGCAGCCCACTGTTAATCTCACTGTGCAGACAATACTGAACTTCATTAATGGTATCACTATCATCTAGCCATAAATtatgtttgttattgaatatttgccATTTTATTTCAGAGCGTCTTCATCAAACATTTGTGTTTATGGATGCTTGTTCTCATTACCCAAAAGACAATCTCAAGGAGTAACTATAGAACTATGTATCTGATTGAAGACGATCTCAGTGGAGTCGTATGCTCTTAACCATACTTATGAGTTATGGGCGCATGTGTCTCAGAATGTCTTTTTGCATTGGTCCATGGAATAGCTATCCTTCTTTGCTAGTTAACTGAATTTGGCAATATGAGGTCCCAAGGCCCTTTCATTCTATCTACTGAATCTGTCTTTATGTATTTAAGGGTTTGCTTAATTGGCTGCACAGACACTATTATAATCATTTCTGGTAGATTTCCACGTGCGACATGGTTTTCAACTACTGGCAGTGGCAGCATTTGGTGCAAAGTTGTCTTGACGTTTGCATGGGAGTAATTGAGGCTTATCCTGCAGGACCTCAAACATTTCCAAATACATGCTATAGATTTGTTGATGTTAGAGACATCGCACTCGCACATATCCTAGCTTTTGAAAATCATTCAGCTCACGGAAGATATTGCATAGTAGGCGAAGTCATACACTGCCATGACGCTTTGCAGATTCTCCGAAATCTCTACCCCACTTTGCACCTCCCTGAGAAGTAAGTTATGATTTCTCCTTAATTCTTATCTTCTGTCAGACTGCTGTGCGTCCAAGAGATTATGGTTGTATTCGTAATGGTGTAGATGCGAAGATGAGAAGCCTTTCTCGTCGAAGTATGAGATATCAAGAAAGAAGGCAGAAGCTCTGGGTGTCAACTTCACTCCATTGGAGGTGAGTCTGAGAGATACTGTCGAATGCCGCAACGAAAAGGGATTCATCTCTATCTAGGCACTTGCTTAGAACAGCATATCACAAGCTTGCTAATGACTTGTGGACCTGTGCTCTGTCCTCAGCCTTTCAGCTCCTAAATCATACAATTGTTCTGAATAATGTATCATTACCCACTTTTAGAGATTACTCTGCCAGTTTTTCCCAGCTAATCTTAAGTTATTATTAAAGGCTGATTCTGCCAATGACTTATATGACCAAAATATTGGTGACTCATGATACTCTCAATCAACAGAGCATTGAACAGTGTTTCTGAGCTTAACAAAACCTTGATAATAATAGCTGGATCATAAGTAGACAATGCATACTGGCTGCGATTGCCATCCTGATGCAATAGAGATTTACACGACCAAATTGCATCTGAACTCGCAGCACCTAATAGTTGAGCGTGCACTTTCTGTC
This Eucalyptus grandis isolate ANBG69807.140 chromosome 7, ASM1654582v1, whole genome shotgun sequence DNA region includes the following protein-coding sequences:
- the LOC120295467 gene encoding phenylacetaldehyde reductase-like isoform X1; the encoded protein is MSTIEKVVCVTGGAGYIASWLINLLLHRGYTVKATIRNTNDSRKTQHLLALEGAKERLHLFKADLLEEGSFDSIVDGCGAVFHTASPVVFSASDHQAEIVDPAVRGTLNVLKSCAKVPSIKRVVVTSSLAAVVLNGKPLTSGVVVDETWFSDPVFCEESKLWYMLSKTLAEKAAREFAKEKRIDLVVMNPGHVIGPLLQPTVNLSVELILNFLNGIEEFPNASYGFVDVRDVARAHIQALENSSASGRYCMVGGVMHHPDMSKILHHLYPTLRLPEKCKDDKPAVVAHRISREKVEGLGVNFIPLEISIKETVESLKEKGFLSF
- the LOC120295467 gene encoding phenylacetaldehyde reductase-like isoform X2; amino-acid sequence: MSNKVVCVTGGAGYIASWLINLLLHRGYTVKATIRNTNDSRKTQHLLALEGAKERLHLFKADLLEEGSFDSIVDGCGAVFHTASPVVFSASDHQAEIVDPAVRGTLNVLKSCAKVPSIKRVVVTSSLAAVVLNGKPLTSGVVVDETWFSDPVFCEESKLWYMLSKTLAEKAAREFAKEKRIDLVVMNPGHVIGPLLQPTVNLSVELILNFLNGIEEFPNASYGFVDVRDVARAHIQALENSSASGRYCMVGGVMHHPDMSKILHHLYPTLRLPEKCKDDKPAVVAHRISREKVEGLGVNFIPLEISIKETVESLKEKGFLSF
- the LOC104454625 gene encoding LOW QUALITY PROTEIN: phenylacetaldehyde reductase (The sequence of the model RefSeq protein was modified relative to this genomic sequence to represent the inferred CDS: substituted 1 base at 1 genomic stop codon), whose protein sequence is MSGAEKVVGVIGGSGYIASWLVKLLLLRGYTVRATVRDPSDPKKTGHLLALEGAKERLHLFKAELLEEGSFDSVVDGCECVFHTASPVLFAAADPQAELIDPALKGTLNVLRSCTKASSIKRVVVTSSMAAVIFSAKPLTSGIVIDETWHSDPEFCEKSKLWYMLSKTLAEKAAWEFAKENGIDLVTINPXYVIGPILQPTVNLTVQTILNFINGPQTFPNTCYRFVDVRDIALAHILAFENHSAHGRYCIVGEVIHCHDALQILRNLYPTLHLPEKCEDEKPFSSKYEISRKKAEALGVNFTPLEVSLRDTVECRNEKGFISI